In a genomic window of Micromonospora cremea:
- a CDS encoding L-threonylcarbamoyladenylate synthase has protein sequence MLYDCRSPADRDRGIAAAIEAVKNGELVVLPTDTVYGIGADAFTPYAVKALLDAKGRGRQMPPPVLIGSRQTLDGLVFSLPTAARDLVEAFWPGALTIVVEHSPSLQWDLGDKSGTVAVRMPLHPVALEVLRETGPMAVSSANKTGQPAAVTAEEARDQLSYSVRAYLEAGPCPDPVPSTIVDLTGEVPQLLRAGAIPLEKLRDVVPDLVDGRGV, from the coding sequence ATGCTCTACGACTGCCGGTCGCCCGCCGATCGGGACCGCGGCATCGCCGCGGCCATCGAGGCGGTCAAGAACGGCGAGCTGGTCGTCCTGCCGACGGATACCGTCTACGGCATCGGCGCGGACGCGTTCACCCCGTACGCGGTCAAGGCGCTGCTGGACGCGAAGGGCCGGGGTCGGCAGATGCCGCCGCCGGTGCTGATCGGCTCGCGGCAGACCCTGGACGGGTTGGTCTTCTCGCTGCCCACCGCCGCGCGGGACCTGGTGGAGGCGTTCTGGCCGGGTGCGTTGACGATCGTGGTCGAGCACTCGCCGAGCCTGCAGTGGGACCTCGGCGACAAGTCGGGCACGGTGGCGGTGCGGATGCCGCTGCACCCGGTGGCGCTGGAGGTGCTGCGGGAGACCGGCCCGATGGCGGTCTCCTCGGCCAACAAGACCGGCCAGCCCGCCGCGGTCACCGCGGAGGAGGCGCGCGACCAGCTCAGCTACTCGGTGCGGGCGTACCTGGAGGCCGGGCCGTGCCCGGACCCGGTGCCCAGCACGATCGTGGACCTGACCGGCGAGGTGCCGCAGCTGCTGCGGGCCGGCGCGATTCCGCTGGAGAAGCTGCGCGACGTGGTGCCGGATCTCGTCGACGGCCGGGGGGTCTGA
- the prfA gene encoding peptide chain release factor 1: MSSERLAGLLDEYAELEKRLADPAIHADQATARRVGRRYAELVPLHKAAGELEQARADLAAARELAAEDPSFAAETEAIAASLPVLEERLAELLIPRDPHDAKDVIVEIKAGEGGEESALFAGDLLRMYTRYAERHGWVTEVIDAQDSDLGGVKDVSLSIKTKGVPEGGNGVWSRLKWEGGVHRVQRVPVTESQGRIHTSAAGVLVLPEAEDVDVTIDQNDLRIDVFRSSGPGGQSVNTTDSAVRITHLPTGIVVSCQNEKSQLQNREQAMRILRARLLAAAQEQADAAASDARKAQIRTVDRSERIRTYNFPQNRITDHRIGYTAYNLDLALAGELDGVLDALTEADRAARLAGDTELTRR, encoded by the coding sequence ATGAGCAGCGAGCGTCTGGCCGGCCTCCTCGACGAGTACGCGGAGCTGGAGAAGCGGCTGGCCGATCCGGCGATCCACGCCGACCAGGCGACCGCGCGGCGGGTCGGCCGTCGGTACGCCGAGCTGGTGCCGCTGCACAAGGCTGCCGGTGAGCTGGAGCAGGCGCGTGCCGACCTGGCCGCGGCCCGCGAGCTGGCGGCCGAGGATCCCTCCTTCGCTGCCGAGACCGAGGCGATCGCGGCGTCCCTGCCGGTCCTGGAGGAGCGCCTCGCCGAGCTGCTCATCCCGCGCGACCCGCACGACGCCAAGGACGTGATCGTCGAGATCAAGGCCGGTGAGGGCGGCGAGGAGTCGGCGCTGTTCGCCGGTGACCTGCTGCGGATGTACACGCGGTACGCCGAGCGCCACGGCTGGGTCACCGAGGTGATCGACGCGCAGGACTCCGACCTGGGCGGGGTCAAGGACGTCTCGCTGTCGATCAAGACCAAGGGCGTCCCGGAGGGCGGCAACGGCGTCTGGTCGCGGCTCAAGTGGGAGGGCGGCGTGCACCGGGTGCAGCGCGTCCCGGTCACCGAGTCGCAGGGCCGGATCCACACCAGCGCCGCCGGGGTGCTGGTGCTGCCGGAGGCCGAGGACGTCGACGTCACCATCGACCAGAACGACCTGCGCATCGACGTGTTCCGCTCGTCCGGCCCGGGCGGCCAGTCGGTGAACACCACCGACTCGGCGGTGCGGATCACCCACCTGCCGACCGGCATCGTGGTGTCCTGCCAGAACGAGAAGTCCCAGCTCCAGAACCGGGAGCAGGCGATGCGGATCCTGCGGGCCCGGCTGCTCGCCGCCGCCCAGGAGCAGGCCGACGCCGCCGCCTCGGACGCCCGAAAGGCGCAGATCCGTACGGTGGACCGCTCGGAGCGGATCCGCACCTACAACTTCCCGCAGAACCGGATCACCGACCACCGGATCGGCTACACCGCGTACAACCTGGATCTGGCGCTGGCCGGCGAGCTGGACGGGGTGCTGGACGCCCTGACCGAGGCCGACCGCGCCGCGCGGCTGGCCGGCGACACCGAGCTGACCCGCCGCTGA
- the rpmE gene encoding 50S ribosomal protein L31 produces MKANIHPEYVTTEVSCSCGNTFTTRSTAKGGAIHVETCSACHPFYTGKQRVLDTAGRVAKFQQKYAKVQAKKAK; encoded by the coding sequence ATGAAGGCAAACATCCACCCGGAGTACGTGACCACCGAGGTCAGCTGCTCCTGTGGCAACACGTTCACGACCCGCAGCACCGCCAAGGGCGGGGCGATCCACGTCGAGACCTGCAGCGCCTGCCACCCGTTCTACACCGGTAAGCAGCGCGTTCTCGACACCGCCGGCCGGGTCGCGAAGTTCCAGCAGAAGTACGCCAAGGTTCAGGCCAAGAAGGCCAAGTAG
- a CDS encoding phosphotyrosine protein phosphatase: protein MPPFTVLHVCMGNICRSPMAERLLALAVRERLARREQDPARAEELLHSHSAGTGGWHAGEEMNPPAARQVTSRGGDVEGFAARKLRSEHIDAADLVLTATADQQEYVVALRPDAEARTFVLGEFGRLLAAVDAAALPPAEATPEAVYARGVALVAAAHDARLGASLLPTDDLDDPWGRGDQCFSRVADEIEETVHPLAAALLP, encoded by the coding sequence GTGCCCCCGTTCACCGTGCTGCACGTCTGCATGGGCAACATCTGCCGCTCGCCGATGGCCGAGCGGTTGCTCGCCCTGGCCGTGCGGGAGCGGTTGGCCCGGCGTGAGCAGGACCCGGCCCGGGCCGAGGAGTTGCTGCACAGCCACAGCGCCGGCACGGGCGGCTGGCACGCCGGCGAGGAGATGAACCCGCCGGCGGCCCGCCAGGTCACCAGCCGGGGTGGGGACGTCGAGGGGTTCGCCGCGCGCAAGCTGCGGTCGGAGCACATCGACGCCGCCGATCTGGTCCTGACCGCGACCGCGGATCAGCAGGAGTACGTGGTGGCGCTGCGTCCGGACGCGGAGGCCCGCACGTTCGTGCTGGGTGAGTTCGGCCGCCTGCTGGCCGCGGTGGACGCCGCCGCGCTGCCGCCGGCCGAGGCGACCCCGGAGGCGGTGTACGCCCGAGGCGTGGCCCTGGTGGCGGCGGCCCACGACGCCCGGCTGGGCGCCTCGCTGCTGCCGACCGACGATCTCGACGACCCGTGGGGTCGCGGCGACCAGTGCTTCAGCCGGGTCGCGGACGAGATCGAGGAGACGGTCCACCCGCTGGCCGCCGCGCTGCTTCCCTGA
- a CDS encoding transglycosylase domain-containing protein, translating to MIRAHLDKLLTVVIAGVLAGLVLAAAALPVALVFGIGFSALSTPYSELPNTLRTPPTAQRSNLYANDGTTLITSFYQEDRVDVPLHEVAPVMRQAIVAAEDVRFFQHSGVDLRGVVRAFTVNKRDGRTRQGASTLTMQYVRNVLSSDPRLTESQRRAATEVTTARKIQEMRYALALERELSKDEILTRYLNIAYFGAGAYGIAAASKRYFSRSPAELTLAQAALLAGLVRSPDSDDPINGDADSALHRRAYVLEQMVESSQVSADAAAAARAEPLDLRPSETPNDCTAVPDGHKDWGFFCDWFTRWWSSQPAFGSTADERQRTLRRGGFSIVSSLDPAVQRATTEQVLRIYKPTEARAVPTAVVQPGTGRVLAMAVNRSYSVADNPAGQKNHPNTVNQLIAGGGAIEGYQGGSTFKLFTMLAALESGMPLSTDFTAPTRLLTKFPVTGEASCDGRWCPANSSPSSMDGRRTMWTAFGRSVNTYFAWLTERVGADRVVEMAERLGIVLRADSDARLARYGAKNWGPFTLGVAATTPLDLATAYATVAAEGTWCAPLPVVSITDSAGHPVDAAKPDCRQALDTDVARAAADAARCPVGDQSMYGRCDGATAPGLRAKLNRPVAGKTGSSERYETETVVAFTPQLAVASMAANPDDPRDAVGQAVQARMVDAVGEVLAFALRDQPVQDFVPPSERVAFQVTGARTGN from the coding sequence ATGATCCGGGCCCATCTCGACAAACTGCTGACCGTGGTGATCGCCGGTGTGCTGGCCGGGTTGGTGCTGGCGGCGGCCGCCCTGCCGGTGGCCCTGGTCTTCGGGATCGGCTTCAGCGCCCTGTCCACGCCCTACTCGGAGCTGCCGAACACGCTGCGCACACCGCCCACCGCCCAGCGCTCCAACCTCTACGCCAACGACGGCACCACCCTGATCACCTCCTTCTACCAGGAGGACCGGGTGGACGTGCCGCTGCACGAGGTCGCGCCGGTGATGCGCCAGGCCATCGTGGCCGCCGAGGATGTCCGGTTCTTCCAGCACAGCGGGGTGGACCTGCGGGGTGTGGTGCGCGCGTTCACCGTGAACAAGCGCGACGGCCGGACCCGGCAGGGCGCCTCCACGCTGACCATGCAGTACGTCCGCAACGTGCTCAGCAGCGATCCTCGGCTGACCGAGAGCCAGCGCAGGGCGGCCACCGAGGTCACCACCGCCCGCAAGATCCAGGAGATGCGGTACGCGCTGGCGCTGGAGCGGGAGCTGAGCAAGGACGAGATCCTCACCCGCTACCTCAACATCGCCTATTTCGGCGCCGGGGCGTACGGCATCGCGGCGGCCAGCAAGCGCTACTTCTCCCGGTCCCCGGCGGAGCTGACCCTGGCGCAGGCCGCGCTGCTGGCCGGGCTGGTCCGGTCGCCGGACAGCGACGACCCGATCAACGGCGACGCCGACAGCGCGCTGCACCGGCGGGCGTATGTGCTGGAGCAGATGGTGGAGTCGAGCCAGGTGTCGGCGGACGCGGCGGCGGCGGCGCGGGCCGAGCCGCTGGACCTGCGGCCCAGCGAGACCCCGAACGACTGCACGGCCGTGCCGGACGGGCACAAGGACTGGGGCTTTTTCTGCGACTGGTTCACCCGGTGGTGGAGCAGCCAGCCGGCGTTCGGGTCGACCGCCGACGAGCGGCAGCGCACGCTGCGCCGGGGCGGGTTCTCCATCGTCTCCTCGCTCGACCCGGCGGTGCAGCGGGCCACCACCGAGCAGGTGCTGCGGATCTACAAGCCGACCGAGGCCCGGGCGGTGCCGACCGCGGTGGTGCAGCCCGGCACCGGTCGGGTGCTGGCGATGGCGGTGAACCGCAGCTACAGCGTGGCGGACAACCCTGCTGGGCAGAAGAACCACCCGAACACGGTGAATCAGCTGATCGCCGGCGGCGGGGCGATCGAGGGGTACCAGGGCGGGTCGACGTTCAAGCTCTTCACCATGCTGGCCGCGCTGGAGTCCGGCATGCCGCTGTCGACCGACTTCACCGCGCCGACCCGGCTGCTCACGAAGTTCCCGGTGACCGGGGAGGCGAGCTGTGACGGCCGCTGGTGCCCGGCGAACTCCAGCCCGTCGTCGATGGACGGCCGGCGCACCATGTGGACCGCGTTCGGGCGCTCGGTGAACACGTACTTCGCCTGGCTCACCGAGCGGGTCGGCGCCGACCGGGTGGTGGAGATGGCCGAGCGGCTGGGCATCGTGCTGCGCGCCGACTCCGACGCCCGGCTGGCCCGGTACGGGGCGAAGAACTGGGGCCCGTTCACCCTGGGCGTGGCCGCGACGACCCCGCTCGACCTGGCCACGGCGTACGCCACGGTGGCGGCCGAGGGGACCTGGTGCGCCCCGCTGCCGGTGGTCTCGATCACCGACTCGGCCGGCCACCCGGTCGACGCCGCCAAGCCGGACTGCCGGCAGGCGCTCGACACCGATGTGGCCCGGGCGGCCGCCGACGCGGCCCGCTGCCCGGTCGGCGACCAGTCGATGTACGGGCGTTGCGACGGTGCCACCGCACCCGGTCTGCGGGCCAAACTCAACCGCCCGGTGGCCGGCAAGACCGGCAGCTCGGAGCGGTACGAGACGGAGACGGTGGTGGCGTTCACCCCGCAGCTCGCGGTGGCCTCGATGGCGGCGAACCCGGACGACCCACGCGACGCGGTGGGTCAGGCGGTGCAGGCCCGGATGGTGGACGCGGTCGGCGAGGTGCTCGCCTTCGCCCTGCGCGACCAGCCGGTGCAGGACTTCGTCCCGCCCAGCGAGCGGGTCGCCTTCCAGGTCACCGGTGCCCGTACCGGCAACTGA
- the prmC gene encoding peptide chain release factor N(5)-glutamine methyltransferase, giving the protein MTTLPQHPPEGTGRLRPSAAVARAARLLAAAGVGPARVEAELLAAYVLGVPRGRLALVDDLTDDHLARLDELVRRRAAREPLQHLTGRAGFRHLELAVGPGVFVPRPETELLAGWGLEQGRGRPDPLVVDLCSGSGAIALAVAQELPGARVVAVERSPAALAWLRRNAAERAEAGDRPIEVVEADVTAPDLLADLVGRVDVLLCNPPYVPVDVVVPPEVAGHDPAEAVFGGVDGLAVIRPVIARAAALLRPGGVLGVEHDDTHGSAVPGLLAADGRFTAIMEHPDLTGRPRYATASRRADGQHAPSGTAWQTDSS; this is encoded by the coding sequence GTGACCACTCTGCCGCAACACCCCCCCGAAGGGACAGGGCGGCTCCGTCCGTCGGCCGCGGTGGCCCGGGCGGCCCGGCTGCTCGCCGCCGCCGGGGTGGGCCCGGCCCGGGTGGAGGCCGAGTTGCTGGCGGCGTACGTCCTGGGGGTGCCCCGCGGGCGGCTGGCGCTCGTTGACGACCTGACCGACGATCACCTGGCCCGGCTCGACGAGCTGGTGCGCCGCCGTGCCGCCCGGGAGCCGTTGCAGCATTTGACCGGTCGGGCCGGCTTCCGGCATCTGGAGCTGGCGGTCGGCCCGGGCGTCTTCGTGCCCCGGCCGGAGACCGAGCTGCTGGCCGGCTGGGGCCTCGAGCAGGGCCGGGGTCGGCCCGACCCGCTGGTGGTGGACCTGTGCAGCGGCTCCGGCGCGATCGCGCTGGCGGTGGCACAGGAGTTGCCGGGGGCGCGGGTGGTGGCGGTGGAGCGGTCCCCGGCGGCGCTGGCCTGGCTGCGCCGCAACGCGGCGGAGCGCGCCGAGGCGGGGGACCGCCCGATCGAGGTGGTCGAGGCCGACGTCACCGCGCCCGACCTGCTGGCCGACCTGGTGGGCCGGGTGGACGTGCTGCTCTGCAACCCGCCGTACGTGCCGGTCGACGTGGTGGTGCCGCCGGAGGTGGCCGGGCACGACCCGGCGGAGGCGGTCTTCGGTGGCGTGGACGGTCTGGCGGTGATCCGGCCGGTGATCGCCCGGGCGGCGGCGCTGCTGCGCCCCGGCGGCGTGCTCGGGGTCGAGCACGACGACACGCACGGCTCGGCGGTGCCCGGGCTGCTCGCCGCGGACGGCCGGTTCACCGCGATCATGGAGCATCCGGACCTCACCGGCCGCCCTCGCTATGCCACCGCGTCCCGACGGGCGGACGGCCAGCACGCCCCGAGCGGGACGGCGTGGCAGACTGACTCCTCGTGA
- a CDS encoding GGDEF domain-containing protein codes for MGWLDRVDDQVDALTHARALQEASRSAESYTLLERVIRTTTDPAARADAMVQRLSALINLGRTAEFTRAIEEASAAVRDLAEPYLHGHLNALAALAAHHQGALDRCVTHLVKAARALGAVEDPDRDTAWGWHDLAMAYSYLSFHGYALGAIERARQLGLTAGIPEETFAAPGIRLRNAVALDHNGDSDGCLRVLRDVAADLARFMHAGRAGRLRPSSLAAYGYAAARQAALGDRVESGGDGDPSRLLSHGGDSARARDMRQLGQVCLAVAAGRPIEAVTRLDSIRVSTETLGSAEPARLRSIALARAGDHVAAHRADRLAFRLAAQRNDRLRDVYIDGIAARIDHEEMRREAARFEGEALTDPLTGLPNRRRLERYITAVVTRGERVVIGVCDLDGFKAVNTRHGHHSGDLVLQRVAGVINRVMRRGDFVARYGGDEFVVVLPDTGMTEAAEVARRIEAAVRAEDWESLVPGTPVGVSIGFAEVSGGRGLRDALSVAFEEADREMLRAKSRPRAS; via the coding sequence GTGGGCTGGCTCGACCGGGTCGATGACCAGGTTGACGCCCTCACGCACGCCCGGGCGTTGCAGGAGGCCAGTCGTTCCGCAGAGTCGTACACCCTGCTGGAGCGGGTGATCCGCACCACGACGGACCCGGCGGCGCGAGCGGACGCGATGGTGCAGCGACTCTCCGCGCTGATCAATCTCGGTCGGACGGCGGAGTTCACCCGGGCCATCGAGGAGGCCTCGGCGGCGGTCCGCGACCTCGCCGAGCCCTATCTGCACGGGCACCTCAACGCACTGGCCGCGCTCGCCGCGCACCACCAGGGCGCACTGGACCGCTGCGTCACCCACCTGGTGAAGGCCGCCCGGGCGCTGGGCGCCGTGGAGGACCCGGACCGGGACACCGCCTGGGGCTGGCACGACCTCGCCATGGCGTACAGCTACCTCAGCTTCCACGGGTACGCCCTCGGGGCGATCGAACGCGCCCGCCAGCTGGGGCTGACCGCCGGGATCCCGGAGGAGACGTTCGCCGCACCGGGCATCCGGCTCCGCAACGCCGTGGCGCTGGACCACAACGGCGACAGCGACGGCTGCCTGCGCGTGCTCCGGGACGTCGCCGCCGACCTGGCCCGGTTCATGCACGCCGGAAGGGCCGGCCGGCTGCGCCCCAGCAGCCTCGCCGCGTACGGCTACGCGGCCGCCAGGCAGGCCGCGCTCGGCGACCGGGTGGAGTCCGGCGGAGACGGCGATCCGTCCCGGCTGCTCAGCCACGGCGGGGACAGCGCCCGCGCGCGCGACATGCGTCAACTCGGGCAGGTCTGCCTGGCCGTCGCCGCCGGACGGCCGATCGAGGCGGTCACCCGGCTGGACTCCATCCGGGTGTCCACCGAGACGCTCGGCTCGGCCGAGCCGGCCCGGCTGCGCAGCATCGCACTGGCCCGGGCCGGAGACCACGTGGCGGCGCACCGCGCCGACCGGCTGGCGTTCCGGCTCGCCGCGCAGCGCAACGACCGGCTGCGCGACGTCTACATCGACGGCATCGCCGCCCGGATCGACCACGAGGAGATGCGCCGCGAGGCGGCGCGGTTCGAGGGCGAGGCACTGACCGACCCGCTCACCGGGCTGCCCAACCGGCGGCGGCTGGAGCGGTACATCACCGCCGTCGTCACCCGCGGCGAGCGGGTGGTGATCGGCGTCTGCGATCTGGACGGCTTCAAGGCCGTCAACACCCGGCACGGGCACCACTCCGGCGACCTGGTGCTGCAACGCGTCGCCGGGGTGATCAACCGGGTGATGCGGCGGGGCGACTTCGTGGCCCGTTACGGCGGCGACGAGTTCGTGGTGGTGCTGCCGGACACCGGCATGACCGAGGCCGCCGAGGTGGCCCGCCGGATCGAAGCGGCGGTCCGCGCCGAAGACTGGGAGTCACTGGTGCCGGGGACCCCGGTCGGGGTGAGCATCGGCTTCGCCGAGGTCTCCGGCGGACGTGGTCTGCGCGACGCGCTCAGCGTCGCCTTCGAGGAGGCCGACCGGGAGATGCTGCGAGCCAAGAGCCGCCCGCGCGCGAGCTGA
- a CDS encoding AAA family ATPase: protein MTRLIATRGLPASGKTTFARTLQPSVVRVNRDDLRRMLHGERLFTQWAEAQVTTVQRAQVEALLRARADVCVDDTNLRSRTLRDWAELAARYGAEFEVHDFTDVPLAECLRRDAARPEADRVGADVICRLHERYLEGRTLPLPVPQARTGRPAAVHPPSAEPPEIVLVDIDGTVALAVSRSPYDMTRVGEDQPNPAVIAAVRAMHAAGYGVVFCSGRDASARATTEAWLARHVRVPYLGLHLRAVGDSRKDSIVKREIYDREIRDRYRVVGVFDDRAQVVQMWRSLGLTVFQVADGDF, encoded by the coding sequence ATGACCCGCCTGATCGCCACCCGGGGCCTGCCGGCATCCGGCAAGACGACCTTCGCCCGGACCCTCCAGCCGTCCGTGGTCCGGGTCAACCGCGACGACCTGCGCCGGATGCTGCACGGCGAGCGGCTCTTCACCCAGTGGGCGGAGGCGCAGGTGACCACCGTGCAGCGGGCCCAGGTCGAGGCGCTGCTGCGGGCCCGGGCGGACGTCTGCGTGGACGACACCAACCTGCGCTCGCGGACCCTACGGGACTGGGCCGAACTGGCCGCCCGGTACGGCGCGGAGTTCGAGGTGCACGACTTCACCGACGTGCCGCTGGCCGAGTGCCTGCGCCGCGACGCCGCCCGCCCGGAGGCCGACCGGGTCGGCGCGGACGTGATCTGCCGGCTGCACGAACGCTACCTGGAGGGGCGGACGCTGCCGTTGCCGGTGCCGCAGGCCCGCACCGGACGACCCGCCGCCGTGCACCCGCCGTCGGCCGAGCCACCGGAGATCGTCCTGGTGGACATCGACGGCACCGTCGCGCTGGCCGTCTCGCGCAGCCCGTACGACATGACCCGGGTGGGCGAGGACCAGCCGAACCCGGCGGTGATCGCGGCGGTCCGAGCGATGCACGCCGCCGGGTACGGGGTGGTCTTCTGCTCCGGGCGGGACGCCTCGGCGCGGGCAACCACCGAGGCGTGGCTGGCCCGGCACGTCCGGGTTCCCTACCTCGGCCTGCACCTGCGCGCCGTCGGCGACTCCCGCAAGGACTCGATCGTCAAGCGGGAGATCTACGACCGGGAGATTCGGGACCGCTACCGGGTGGTCGGCGTCTTCGACGACCGCGCTCAGGTGGTCCAGATGTGGCGCTCCCTCGGCCTGACCGTCTTCCAGGTGGCCGACGGCGACTTCTGA